In one Blastocatellia bacterium genomic region, the following are encoded:
- a CDS encoding DUF790 family protein: protein MLPSELLRNSVKAGQAYPFYLKGEKTSWAAKVLQVINEQNGQSRGELDEALKALEGDSPDYQLVRGLAHLVLADANFSIACEIEPEVLREDAFLLATKYGHGTKQKEQVLQELAIKHNLPVETIPDALYADLPENHILTGVPETTAEKLVDLYNLAQAQGLLYYAKWLVIHAYRNEPGEYRRLFHRLKLYGLMYAVEGNLEDGYRIHVDGPASLFHQTRRYGVKMAAFLPALLQLTRWAMEAELEIKGKKTIYALTSESALKSHFPKPPVYDSLLESAFVERWSKTDTVWVIEREVEIVDLKGTVFVPDFALRHPDGRVNHVEIVGFWHPDYLKRKFDKARKQE from the coding sequence GTGCTACCTAGCGAATTACTACGTAATAGTGTTAAAGCTGGACAAGCTTATCCTTTCTACTTAAAAGGTGAAAAAACATCTTGGGCAGCAAAAGTTTTACAAGTAATTAATGAGCAGAACGGTCAAAGTCGGGGCGAGTTGGACGAAGCATTAAAAGCTTTAGAAGGCGATTCACCAGACTATCAGCTAGTTAGAGGTTTAGCCCATTTAGTATTAGCAGACGCAAACTTTAGTATTGCCTGTGAAATTGAGCCTGAAGTTTTACGAGAGGACGCATTTTTACTAGCTACAAAATATGGTCACGGTACAAAACAAAAAGAGCAAGTATTGCAGGAATTAGCCATTAAGCATAATTTACCAGTGGAAACAATTCCAGACGCTTTATATGCAGATTTGCCAGAAAACCACATACTTACAGGTGTTCCAGAAACAACAGCAGAAAAACTAGTGGATTTATATAATTTAGCTCAAGCTCAAGGGTTACTTTATTATGCTAAATGGCTGGTAATTCATGCCTATCGTAACGAGCCAGGAGAATACCGAAGGCTTTTTCATCGCTTAAAGCTTTATGGGCTAATGTATGCTGTAGAAGGAAATTTAGAAGATGGTTATAGAATTCATGTTGATGGCCCAGCAAGCTTATTTCATCAAACCCGGCGTTATGGGGTAAAAATGGCTGCATTTTTGCCAGCATTATTACAGCTAACCCGCTGGGCAATGGAAGCAGAGCTTGAAATTAAAGGGAAAAAAACAATTTATGCTCTAACTTCTGAATCTGCATTAAAATCGCATTTTCCTAAGCCTCCGGTTTACGATAGTTTACTTGAAAGTGCTTTTGTTGAACGTTGGTCAAAAACTGATACAGTTTGGGTAATAGAGCGAGAAGTAGAAATAGTTGACTTAAAAGGGACAGTTTTTGTTCCAGATTTTGCTCTACGTCATCCTGATGGACGAGTTAACCATGTGGAAATAGTAGGCTTTTGGCATCCAGATTACTTAAAACGTAAATTTGATAAGGCTCGTAAGCAGGAATGA
- a CDS encoding DEAD/DEAH box helicase family protein: MDKILRFDQGTIVLEGFSKLPTSVESYFYYDARVDAYRASSHHYFEVINKIKHLIKTNKAAKYRKLQLTTSLPLTPYPHQQEAIKSWKANKGRGLIVLPTGAGKSLVGVLAILWASRTSLVVVPTLDLMHQWFALLKANFPDVEIGLIGGGYYEVKDLSVATYDSAARHMERFGNLFGMLVLDEAHHLPTEFYKNIAEFSLAPYRLGLTATPERLDLRHHDLPALIGPLVYRREAIELAGDILAPFQIRRLYVELSGAERQAYQAALELRDNFLRLNNISLRSLTGWQHFVMMSARTSIGRQAMRAHREARRLAQAAPAKLRTLEVILLQHQEEKTVIFTEDNATAYEISKTFLIPCITHQTRVKERQHILTSFRSSSYKTLVTSKVLNEGVDVPDAAIGVILSGSSVNREFVQRLGRILRKSEGKQAVLYEIVTRNTQEERVSQRRREGVLLNTDEPSTNNEQNNALPLFDTSNLDSDGEEEF, translated from the coding sequence ATGGACAAAATACTTAGGTTTGATCAAGGAACAATAGTTTTAGAAGGCTTTTCAAAATTACCTACATCAGTTGAGAGTTATTTTTATTATGATGCAAGGGTTGATGCTTACCGGGCTTCGTCTCATCATTATTTTGAAGTAATAAATAAAATTAAACATTTAATTAAAACCAACAAAGCAGCTAAATATAGAAAGTTACAGCTTACTACTTCCCTACCCTTAACACCTTATCCACATCAACAAGAAGCAATAAAGAGTTGGAAAGCAAATAAAGGGCGTGGCTTAATCGTCTTGCCAACAGGAGCAGGAAAAAGTTTAGTAGGCGTTTTAGCCATACTTTGGGCTTCGCGTACTAGTTTGGTTGTTGTTCCAACACTTGATTTAATGCACCAATGGTTTGCACTGCTAAAAGCTAATTTTCCAGATGTTGAAATAGGCTTAATTGGCGGCGGTTATTATGAAGTTAAAGATTTAAGTGTGGCTACTTATGATTCTGCGGCTAGGCATATGGAAAGATTTGGTAACTTGTTTGGAATGTTGGTTTTAGATGAAGCTCATCATTTACCAACAGAATTTTATAAAAATATTGCAGAATTTTCCCTTGCTCCCTATCGCTTAGGATTAACGGCAACACCTGAAAGGTTAGATTTACGTCATCACGATTTACCAGCATTAATTGGGCCGCTAGTTTATCGACGAGAAGCTATTGAGCTAGCAGGCGATATTTTAGCCCCTTTTCAAATTCGCCGTCTTTATGTTGAACTTTCAGGAGCAGAACGCCAAGCTTATCAAGCAGCATTAGAATTACGAGATAATTTCTTAAGACTTAATAATATTTCCTTAAGAAGTCTAACAGGTTGGCAACATTTTGTTATGATGTCGGCTCGTACTTCTATAGGTCGTCAAGCAATGAGAGCGCACCGAGAAGCCAGACGACTTGCCCAAGCAGCACCAGCAAAACTTCGTACTTTAGAAGTTATACTTTTACAACACCAAGAAGAAAAAACTGTAATTTTTACTGAAGATAACGCTACAGCTTATGAAATTTCAAAAACTTTTCTTATTCCTTGTATCACCCATCAAACACGAGTAAAAGAGCGTCAGCATATTTTAACTTCTTTTCGCTCAAGTAGTTATAAAACATTAGTCACCAGCAAAGTCTTAAATGAAGGTGTAGATGTTCCTGATGCTGCAATTGGAGTAATTTTGTCTGGAAGTTCGGTTAATCGTGAATTTGTTCAACGACTTGGGAGAATTTTACGCAAATCAGAAGGTAAGCAAGCCGTTTTATATGAAATAGTTACACGTAATACCCAAGAAGAGCGAGTCTCACAACGTCGCCGAGAAGGTGTCTTACTTAATACTGATGAACCATCAACTAATAATGAGCAAAATAATGCTTTACCGTTATTTGATACCAGTAATTTAGATAGTGATGGCGAGGAGGAATTTTAG
- a CDS encoding SurA N-terminal domain-containing protein, with amino-acid sequence MINKVLVALTFIFLFSIKVVAQPILVDQLVATVNNEAITQSDIVWALALNPEVANSSSLSENLSLMLEQIIDQRLLLSEANRLPNLEFDKAEISQAITQLVKKFPNEEMFYQRLEKVGLTAEVLQQIFRDRLLILKYIDFRFRAFALVSELEIQQYYDEKVKPKLSEGKFSPPEKSSDEERKLIEAILVEERVSRQIEQFLETARQQADIVKIADLTNLKLTILE; translated from the coding sequence ATGATAAATAAGGTTTTAGTAGCATTAACATTTATTTTTTTGTTTTCAATAAAAGTTGTTGCACAACCAATTTTGGTTGATCAACTAGTGGCTACAGTCAATAACGAAGCTATAACACAAAGTGATATTGTCTGGGCCTTAGCATTAAATCCAGAAGTAGCTAATAGCTCTAGTTTAAGCGAAAATTTATCATTAATGTTAGAGCAAATAATTGACCAACGTTTGTTGTTATCAGAAGCTAACCGTTTACCTAACCTAGAATTTGATAAAGCAGAAATTTCCCAGGCAATTACACAGTTAGTTAAAAAATTTCCTAATGAAGAAATGTTTTACCAACGCCTTGAGAAAGTCGGGCTAACAGCCGAAGTGCTACAACAAATTTTTCGGGATCGTTTGCTAATTTTGAAATATATTGATTTTCGTTTTCGTGCTTTTGCGTTAGTTTCAGAACTTGAAATACAGCAATATTATGATGAAAAAGTAAAACCAAAATTATCAGAAGGAAAATTTTCTCCTCCAGAAAAGTCTAGCGACGAGGAAAGAAAGCTAATTGAAGCTATTTTGGTTGAGGAACGAGTTAGCCGACAAATTGAGCAATTTTTAGAAACAGCACGACAACAAGCAGACATTGTTAAAATAGCTGATTTAACAAACTTGAAACTGACAATATTAGAGTAA
- the bamA gene encoding outer membrane protein assembly factor BamA, protein MYLKISKSLCYLFCLFWLISLPAIVFCQSLENSRISKIEIKFKSTFKDQEEKAELRDIINLYPNQPYSAVKVREAILKLYKSGRAAEVAIEASPTPEGLVLTFLITRQLRIDQITFSGDQVFPATDLRLRTIGLEEGSRVSQPNIDRSAESLVKFFQDAGYFQVAINTSIQPDESKERANIDFQILAGSRAIVSEPLTFTGNLKLDPFSLIPLLKTQQGSPFSQISLQEDIDLLRKRHLQSDYLDPEIGNPQISYNSDNNTVKVNLAINSGPKTTVSVSGLDISNSKLREILPMFRQGGIDDFTIEEGRRNLLELVQQDGYFFALIESNKQDIDLDNSEITYSVDRGQRYRVSDIRLIGTNEFTLEDIAETLKSRKAAFSARGITSQDFLKSDSETISNRLKALGYINAQVTERRLGVSPNNQNLIITFVVETGSRVSIAARSFVGNEIFTDEDFISMLPKRKLDYFSRSRLNEDLEAILNAYSKKGFAEAQVTVQVENIDESNIKIKFNIQEGDQVVINRVVINNRGRAKEQYIKKYLTFQENGLLKRDDFSKSEQQLYATGAFKSAQIHSELISRDGNRALHDVFVETAESMAYTLTYGFGYQSEDGARGLLQISNVNLLGRLQTGTLTLRASPREQLGQISYLFPKPFGLPINPLLVFFYRNRKDTSFTSRRFTALLQIERQINEETDVFLRYTFEDVNVFDLRVNNIILRRNETPVKLGRVSGTFVSDSRDNIFNATKGTFTSADLSIASTALGSERKFIKLFANHQRYARVPTKAPAIFAANLQLGLARTFDERRRLPLTERFFAGGANTLRGFGFERAGPRNTLGRTVGGNALLILISELRFPINNRLGGVLFYDTGNVFQKTSDIALKKFSNTIGTGLRIATPVGPLRFDMGFLINPGVPERRIQFHFSFGQAF, encoded by the coding sequence ATGTATCTTAAAATAAGCAAATCTTTATGTTATTTATTTTGTTTATTTTGGCTAATTTCCCTGCCAGCAATAGTTTTTTGTCAATCCTTAGAAAATAGTAGAATTTCTAAAATAGAAATTAAATTTAAAAGCACTTTTAAGGATCAAGAAGAAAAGGCAGAACTACGAGATATTATCAATTTATATCCTAATCAACCTTATTCTGCTGTAAAAGTGCGAGAAGCTATACTAAAGCTTTATAAATCTGGGCGTGCTGCTGAAGTAGCAATTGAAGCAAGCCCAACGCCTGAAGGATTAGTTTTAACTTTTCTTATTACTCGACAGTTACGAATTGACCAAATAACTTTTTCTGGTGATCAAGTTTTCCCTGCTACAGATTTACGCTTGCGTACCATTGGATTAGAAGAAGGTAGCCGAGTTTCACAACCAAATATAGATAGGTCGGCTGAAAGTCTAGTAAAATTTTTTCAAGATGCTGGTTACTTTCAAGTAGCAATAAACACTAGCATACAACCTGATGAAAGCAAGGAACGAGCTAATATAGATTTTCAAATTTTAGCAGGTAGCCGTGCTATAGTTTCAGAACCACTAACTTTTACAGGAAACTTAAAACTTGATCCTTTTTCTTTAATACCGCTGCTTAAAACTCAACAAGGAAGCCCATTTTCACAAATTAGCTTACAGGAAGACATAGATTTACTGCGTAAGCGACACCTACAATCAGACTATCTTGACCCAGAAATTGGTAATCCACAAATAAGCTATAATAGCGATAACAACACAGTAAAAGTAAATTTAGCTATAAATTCTGGCCCAAAAACTACGGTTTCAGTAAGTGGTTTAGACATTTCTAATAGCAAACTTCGTGAAATACTTCCAATGTTTCGTCAAGGCGGAATTGACGATTTTACTATAGAAGAAGGTCGTAGAAACTTACTTGAGCTAGTTCAACAAGATGGCTATTTTTTTGCTCTTATTGAAAGTAATAAGCAAGATATTGATTTAGACAATTCAGAAATTACTTATTCTGTAGATCGTGGTCAACGCTATAGAGTATCAGATATAAGATTAATAGGTACAAATGAATTTACATTAGAAGACATTGCTGAGACTCTAAAATCCCGTAAAGCAGCCTTTTCTGCTCGTGGTATCACTAGCCAAGATTTTCTTAAGAGCGATAGCGAAACTATTTCTAATAGATTAAAAGCTTTAGGCTACATCAACGCACAAGTAACAGAGCGACGTTTAGGAGTATCGCCAAATAACCAAAATTTGATAATTACTTTTGTTGTAGAAACAGGATCTAGAGTTTCTATAGCAGCACGCTCTTTTGTTGGAAATGAAATCTTTACTGATGAAGATTTCATTAGTATGTTACCAAAAAGAAAACTTGATTATTTTTCTCGTTCTCGGCTAAATGAAGACCTAGAAGCTATCTTAAATGCTTATAGTAAAAAAGGCTTTGCCGAAGCACAAGTCACTGTTCAAGTAGAAAATATTGATGAAAGCAATATTAAAATTAAATTTAATATCCAGGAAGGTGATCAAGTTGTAATTAACCGTGTTGTTATTAATAATCGTGGACGTGCTAAAGAACAATACATTAAAAAATATCTTACTTTCCAAGAAAATGGCCTCTTAAAAAGAGATGATTTTAGCAAAAGCGAACAGCAACTTTATGCAACAGGAGCATTTAAGTCTGCTCAAATTCATAGCGAGCTAATTTCACGTGATGGAAACCGTGCTTTGCATGATGTGTTTGTAGAAACTGCCGAATCTATGGCTTATACGCTAACTTATGGCTTTGGCTATCAAAGCGAAGATGGAGCGCGGGGACTACTGCAAATTTCTAATGTTAATTTACTAGGACGACTTCAAACCGGTACATTAACCTTAAGGGCAAGCCCACGTGAGCAACTGGGTCAAATATCTTACCTTTTCCCTAAACCTTTTGGTTTGCCTATTAACCCTTTATTAGTTTTCTTTTATCGGAATCGTAAAGATACTAGCTTTACTTCTCGTCGTTTTACTGCTCTACTCCAAATAGAGCGACAAATTAATGAAGAAACAGATGTTTTTTTACGCTATACATTTGAGGATGTAAATGTATTTGACTTAAGAGTTAATAACATAATACTAAGGCGTAATGAAACACCTGTTAAATTAGGTCGTGTCTCTGGAACATTTGTTAGTGATAGTCGAGATAATATTTTTAATGCAACCAAAGGGACTTTTACCTCTGCTGATTTGTCTATAGCTTCAACGGCTTTAGGAAGTGAAAGAAAATTTATCAAGCTTTTTGCAAATCACCAGCGTTATGCACGTGTTCCAACCAAAGCTCCAGCAATTTTTGCAGCAAATTTACAACTTGGACTAGCTAGAACATTTGATGAGCGCAGAAGATTACCTTTAACAGAAAGATTTTTTGCAGGTGGAGCAAATACTTTGCGTGGTTTTGGTTTTGAAAGAGCCGGCCCTCGCAACACGCTTGGTAGAACGGTAGGCGGTAACGCACTACTTATCTTAATTTCAGAGCTACGTTTTCCAATTAATAATCGACTTGGAGGAGTATTATTTTACGACACAGGAAATGTTTTTCAAAAAACTTCAGATATTGCATTAAAGAAATTTTCTAACACGATTGGCACAGGTTTACGTATTGCAACCCCAGTTGGGCCATTAAGATTTGATATGGGATTTTTAATTAATCCTGGAGTACCTGAAAGAAGAATCCAGTTTCATTTTAGTTTTGGTCAAGCTTTTTAA
- a CDS encoding translocation/assembly module TamB domain-containing protein yields MRKTIFRLFLVLAVIFPLAALCLLFWLQGNGFRNWISKRLDQELVKYNLCLTGDLEVNPLNFQAEVHKLKIQTCESKETIFTAQRVFLKIKVISFFSKKFQLQDLVVDEPEIFVKFDSEGKSNFSQIRPPNNQQQENSFISSLTTTIRGGAIIYQDERVSFGGELKNFTLNALINKDSGHQINLITENSSLKYQDKELNLTKLNLQTKILSDRAEIQALKLATNLFSSTITGNVSNWQSLKYNLQVSADLDLQKTSKFVSSLPDITGQALLQAVVEGEKLDYRFQGKIQVPKFTAPDITAQDLEITGDFANSAFSGEIKLAQLQHKEILVKAFQSQDLEATKDQIEIKNFSLTTLGGNVNGNILLALNNSNSELKAKLNNLDVVSISKLIAKNNLTIPLTGKLNASVDLSWLETNINSLSGELTANFDTLTKDNLKIPLTGNLVAKLNKNNVLLEKAIINNDATNINTSGNISLINKNIDLVTKFETTNIQQTNELVSLFGLSFLPKDNNQISLSGKVTFDGKLTGLANSPNIQGDVFVEEILSANEEIGQFQGSINYQTKELSINQGILRQKSGGQAMVNLSTSLVADSNTLAKLKFQKFLISQNAIKAARNQALKSGSSASIYVLSALKNLAGEINGEVSLTGLPSFGDLAAKKAIDLNKFLGNLDLTIKNSHPNASFRNLAVKFAVENQSINFSRINLDLPSGTISGLASYHIPSKNYKVDLNSQNLNLLSFSKSLEQQSTPLSGIVAVNISGQGNINNPIFDLSLKSKEIFLGNQPLKNLSLTSQAKEGIANLKLTTNYQNRPYQMNGKVTLSDDLPLEAQIDLKNDSLLPLLALFTTVPPRLETIATGALKIAGPLSTDEGLSLSKIKVLVDVSNLAVQVKTSGDEENVYEVVNEGPILLEAGLNRLVFTKFNLKGDKTNFSVSGRVGGGNNTLKLSGELNLRLLNTISKSLFINGTASFNAAITNGTNLTGSASLKNIAVRYIDSPITLQDGAGQILFSNERALLDNFTAKANGGQVKVNGGLLFDKLRPSRLRLNVSAAGVAIKYPETVRSIVDTELLLQGSDSVQLLSGRINIRHSEYREDVDLAKLIASNFVFSIGDLTSFSFGDSLNLNLNVNAQDSIFVDNNVAEMVGSGALKVTGTLNNPIISGRATITRGTLFLRSDRYNITRGIVDFPNSRNGQLRFDIEADTNIRSYQIILNLAGTLNRFNTLIRSEPALPQPDIISLITTGQLLPPGTSAQALDSQTRLSPAIGLLSETLSQKVEQRTDKLFGLNRFQIDPLIAGRGSNPTARITLGRRITKNLSLTYSTNITTGQEQIVVVEYQVNRNVSIIGTREQDGTYGFDVRFRKKF; encoded by the coding sequence ATGCGCAAAACTATTTTCCGCCTTTTTCTTGTCCTAGCAGTAATTTTTCCTTTGGCTGCTTTATGTTTGCTGTTTTGGTTACAAGGAAATGGTTTTCGCAACTGGATTAGCAAGCGATTAGACCAAGAATTAGTAAAATATAACCTTTGCTTAACAGGTGATTTAGAAGTTAATCCATTAAATTTCCAGGCTGAAGTACATAAATTAAAGATTCAAACTTGTGAAAGCAAAGAAACAATCTTTACTGCTCAACGAGTATTCTTAAAAATTAAAGTTATTAGTTTTTTTAGTAAAAAGTTTCAACTACAAGATTTGGTAGTTGATGAACCAGAAATTTTTGTTAAATTTGACAGCGAAGGAAAATCTAATTTCTCTCAGATTCGTCCACCTAATAACCAACAACAAGAAAATTCTTTTATCTCTAGTCTAACAACAACAATTCGTGGTGGTGCAATAATTTATCAAGACGAGCGAGTTAGTTTTGGAGGAGAGCTTAAAAATTTTACATTAAATGCTTTAATCAATAAGGACTCTGGGCATCAAATTAATTTAATTACAGAAAATAGCTCATTAAAGTATCAAGATAAAGAGCTTAATTTAACCAAACTTAATTTACAGACAAAAATATTATCTGATAGAGCAGAAATTCAAGCACTAAAATTAGCAACTAACCTTTTTTCATCAACAATTACTGGTAATGTATCAAATTGGCAAAGCTTAAAATATAACTTGCAAGTTTCGGCTGATTTAGACTTACAAAAAACTTCTAAATTTGTTTCTTCACTACCTGACATTACAGGTCAAGCCCTTTTACAAGCAGTGGTTGAAGGTGAAAAACTAGATTATCGTTTTCAAGGTAAAATCCAAGTACCAAAATTTACTGCACCTGACATAACTGCCCAAGACCTAGAAATAACAGGCGATTTTGCTAATAGTGCTTTTTCTGGAGAAATTAAATTAGCTCAACTACAACATAAAGAAATTTTAGTAAAAGCTTTCCAAAGCCAAGACTTAGAGGCCACTAAAGACCAAATAGAAATAAAAAACTTTTCTCTAACTACTTTAGGTGGAAATGTTAATGGGAATATTTTGCTAGCATTAAATAATAGTAATTCTGAGTTAAAAGCCAAATTAAATAATTTAGATGTTGTAAGTATCAGCAAATTAATAGCTAAAAATAATCTAACTATTCCATTAACAGGAAAATTAAATGCTAGTGTAGATTTATCTTGGTTAGAAACTAACATCAATTCCCTATCAGGAGAACTAACCGCTAATTTTGATACTTTAACAAAAGATAACTTAAAAATTCCTCTAACAGGAAATCTTGTTGCTAAATTAAATAAAAATAATGTCTTACTAGAAAAAGCTATTATCAACAATGACGCTACAAATATAAATACTTCTGGAAACATTTCTTTAATAAATAAAAACATTGATTTAGTAACTAAATTTGAAACAACTAATATTCAGCAAACAAATGAGTTAGTTAGTCTATTTGGTTTAAGTTTCCTACCTAAAGACAATAACCAAATTTCTTTATCTGGAAAAGTTACTTTTGATGGTAAGTTAACAGGTCTAGCAAATTCTCCAAATATTCAAGGAGATGTTTTTGTAGAGGAAATTTTATCTGCTAATGAAGAAATAGGACAATTTCAGGGTAGCATAAATTATCAAACGAAAGAACTTAGTATTAATCAAGGAATTTTAAGGCAAAAGTCTGGCGGCCAAGCAATGGTCAACTTGTCTACTAGTTTGGTAGCAGATAGCAACACTTTAGCAAAATTAAAATTTCAAAAATTCCTAATTTCCCAAAATGCAATCAAAGCAGCTAGAAACCAAGCGTTAAAATCTGGTTCCTCTGCAAGTATTTATGTTTTATCAGCATTAAAAAATCTAGCTGGAGAAATTAACGGAGAAGTTTCACTAACAGGACTGCCAAGTTTTGGAGATTTAGCAGCTAAAAAAGCAATAGACTTAAACAAATTCCTAGGAAACTTAGATTTAACTATAAAGAATTCTCATCCTAATGCTTCATTTCGTAATTTAGCAGTTAAATTTGCAGTAGAAAACCAATCAATAAATTTTAGCCGTATAAACTTAGATTTGCCTTCTGGCACAATTTCAGGTTTAGCAAGTTATCATATACCTAGTAAAAACTACAAAGTAGATCTAAATAGTCAAAACTTAAATCTTTTAAGTTTTTCTAAATCTTTAGAGCAACAATCTACGCCTCTTAGCGGTATAGTTGCAGTAAATATTAGCGGTCAAGGCAATATTAATAATCCTATCTTTGATTTATCTCTAAAAAGCAAAGAAATATTTTTAGGCAATCAACCGTTAAAGAATTTAAGCTTAACAAGCCAAGCAAAAGAAGGTATTGCTAACTTAAAGCTAACAACTAATTATCAAAATCGTCCTTATCAGATGAATGGAAAAGTTACATTATCAGACGATCTACCTTTAGAAGCACAAATTGACTTAAAAAATGATTCCCTGCTTCCACTTCTTGCACTGTTTACAACTGTACCACCTAGATTAGAAACAATTGCAACAGGAGCATTAAAAATAGCTGGGCCACTTTCTACAGATGAAGGTTTAAGTTTAAGCAAAATTAAAGTTTTAGTTGATGTTAGCAACTTAGCCGTTCAAGTTAAAACTAGTGGAGATGAAGAAAATGTTTATGAAGTGGTTAATGAAGGGCCAATACTGCTTGAAGCAGGCTTAAACCGCTTAGTGTTTACAAAATTTAACTTAAAAGGTGACAAAACTAATTTTAGTGTGTCTGGTCGGGTTGGAGGTGGAAATAACACCTTAAAGTTATCAGGAGAATTAAACCTTAGATTACTTAATACAATCTCTAAATCGTTATTCATCAATGGAACAGCTAGTTTTAATGCTGCAATAACTAATGGGACAAATTTAACAGGTTCTGCAAGTCTAAAAAATATTGCTGTTCGTTATATTGACTCTCCTATTACATTACAAGATGGTGCGGGACAAATACTTTTTTCTAATGAGCGTGCTTTGTTAGATAACTTTACAGCTAAAGCAAATGGTGGACAGGTTAAAGTTAATGGCGGGTTGTTGTTTGATAAATTACGTCCTAGCCGATTACGTCTTAATGTTTCTGCTGCTGGTGTAGCAATAAAATATCCTGAAACCGTTCGTTCTATTGTAGATACTGAACTTTTGCTCCAAGGTAGCGATAGCGTACAACTGCTAAGTGGACGTATAAATATTCGTCATTCTGAATATAGAGAAGATGTAGATTTAGCTAAGTTAATTGCATCAAATTTTGTTTTTTCCATAGGTGATTTAACATCTTTTAGCTTTGGTGATAGCTTAAACTTAAACCTTAATGTTAATGCTCAAGATAGTATTTTTGTTGATAATAATGTAGCTGAAATGGTAGGAAGTGGAGCATTAAAAGTTACTGGAACATTAAATAACCCAATAATTTCTGGACGTGCAACTATTACACGAGGAACATTATTTTTAAGAAGTGACCGTTATAATATTACTCGTGGAATTGTAGATTTTCCTAATTCCCGTAATGGACAACTTCGCTTTGATATTGAAGCTGATACAAATATAAGAAGCTATCAAATAATCTTAAATTTAGCTGGAACATTAAACCGTTTTAATACTCTAATTCGTTCTGAACCAGCTTTACCACAGCCGGACATTATTTCTCTAATCACTACTGGACAGTTATTACCGCCTGGAACTAGTGCGCAAGCCCTAGATTCACAAACTCGGCTAAGCCCTGCTATTGGTTTACTCTCTGAAACTTTATCTCAAAAAGTAGAGCAAAGAACAGATAAGCTTTTTGGGTTAAATCGCTTTCAAATAGACCCTTTAATTGCTGGCCGAGGTTCAAACCCAACAGCTAGAATTACTTTAGGTCGTCGTATTACTAAAAATCTTTCCTTAACTTATTCAACTAATATAACAACTGGACAAGAACAAATTGTAGTAGTTGAATACCAAGTTAACCGAAATGTTTCTATAATTGGCACACGTGAACAAGATGGGACATATGGCTTTGATGTCCGTTTTCGCAAAAAATTCTAA